In Brachybacterium saurashtrense, the genomic stretch CGGGGCCGCGGCTCTGAGCCGCCGGCTCAGACGTCGATCTCGATCTCGCCCTCACCGCGGGAGACGCAGGTGATCATCTGATCCTCCTGCTCGTCGTCCATCAGGAACTCGTCCATGTGCTCCACCTCGCCGGAGACCAGCGGCACCACGCAGGTGCCGCACACGCCGCCCTCGCAGGAGTAGTCCATGGGGACGCCGGCGTCGAGCAGAGCCTGGAGGAGGGATTGGCCCTCCTCGACCTCGACCGTGATGCCCGACTTCAGGCACTTGGCGGTGAAGGGCTCTCCGAACAGCGACATCCTCGCTCCTTCTGCGTCGACCGCCCTGTGAGCCGGGGCGGAATCCTCGGACCACCAGTGTTCCACGACCTCGTGGACGCGACGAGGTGACTCTCGCCTCGCTCGGCCGGACCGGCAGCACGGCGTGGGGCGGGTCGGTGTGTGGCAGGACGGCGTGGGGCGGGTCGGTGTGCGGCAGGTCGACGTGCGGCGGGTCAGCGCGCGCCCGGATCCTGCGCGTCGTCCTCCGCCTCGACGCGCTGCGCGGCACCGCCCTGCACGGCGGCGGCGGGCGCGGAGAGCGCGGGCCGCACCGTCGGCGCCGAGGCGGTCGAGGGCGACAGCGCGAGAGCGGCGGGGCCGAAGCTGAGCACCAGCAGCGCCGTGGCGCCGAGCGCCGAGGCCCGGGCGGTGGCCCGGCCCCGTCTCGGCGGGGTGTGCTCGTCCATGCATCCTCCTCGAGTCGTGG encodes the following:
- a CDS encoding 2Fe-2S iron-sulfur cluster-binding protein, translating into MSLFGEPFTAKCLKSGITVEVEEGQSLLQALLDAGVPMDYSCEGGVCGTCVVPLVSGEVEHMDEFLMDDEQEDQMITCVSRGEGEIEIDV